CAGCCTTAATACTATCCAGGCTAATGAATTTGAACTAATCAGCAAAGACGGCGCCCTTATTTGGATTGAATGCCAGTCAACTTTCATGCGCGATTCTAACGGACAGCTCACCGGAGCTTTAGGCGTGGCGCGCAATATCAACCAACGAAAATGGGCAGAGAAACAGCAGGATATTCTTATAATGAAACTTCAGAATGCGTTGGATAGAATAAAAACACTAAGCGGTATTATTCCGATATGTTCTTCCTGCAATAAAATTAGAAACGATGACGGCAGTTGGGAAGATATAGGAGAGTATGTTAAAACTCATTCAGACGCCGAATTTACACATGGCCTATGCCCTCAATGCGCTTCAAAACTGTATCCGAATTTTTACTCTGATGACAAAGATAACAAATCGAAGCCTGAGGAATGATTATAGAGACATCACTATTCAAATTCATGCCGGCAATAGGGGCATATCTTAGCCATTTGCTTAACCAGTTCGCCGCAATCGGGACAGGTTTTTCCCATTCGTAATTTCCGCAGACTGGCATTGTCTATCATGGTTCTAGCATAGCCGCAAAGTTGGCGAGCATGTTCTTTTTTGATGTTTCGCAAACGAAGCTCACTGCCATCCTGTTTGGAGAAACAGATTGTTCCTTTTACAACCCCTTCTTCGAGAACAACTTTTTTAAGCGTAACCCAGGGAAAGTCCTCATAGCTGTATTTAAACATTCCTCTTTTACACAGAATCACCCTTAAGGGTGTCGTCGCTATTGACATATATTTTCCATCAGCAATAGCTTTGGGAATAAACTGCTCGATTTGCTCATTTTCGGGAAGGCTGTCCCTAATGACATTTTTTATTTCATCAGCTCGCATTAT
The Candidatus Zixiibacteriota bacterium DNA segment above includes these coding regions:
- a CDS encoding PH domain-containing protein — its product is MIMRADEIKNVIRDSLPENEQIEQFIPKAIADGKYMSIATTPLRVILCKRGMFKYSYEDFPWVTLKKVVLEEGVVKGTICFSKQDGSELRLRNIKKEHARQLCGYARTMIDNASLRKLRMGKTCPDCGELVKQMAKICPYCRHEFE